The DNA region GCGGAGGCCGCGGCGGAGGCGAGCATCCGGGTATCCGAGCCCACGGAGACGAAGCGGAATCCCTGGTCGATCCGCGCCAGGGCGTCCTCGGCCCCGCCGGCCATGATTCCGGCGACCTTGCCGTGGGCCCGGGCGGCTGCCAGGATGCGCTCCAGAGCCGCCACGAACTCCGGATGGTCGAACTGGCGGAAGCAGCCGAGGTTCGCCGACAGGTCGCTGGGGCCGACGAAGAGCACATCCACTCCGGGGACCGCGGCGATGGCCTCGGCCTGCCGGACGGCCTCGGGGGTCTCCACCTGACACGCCACCAGTACCTGCCGGTTCCACTCGGCCAGGTACTGGGGCAGGTCGCGGCCGTAGCGGCTGGCGCGGGTGCCGGCGACGCCCCGGATGCCCTCGGGGGGGAAACGGGCGGCCGCCACGGCGGCCTGGGCCTGGGACGCAGTGTGTACCAGAGGCACCACCACCCCCAGGGCTCCCCGGTCCAGCGCCCTCTTGATGAGGGCGGGGTCGTTGGCCGGCACGCGGACCAGCGGGGTCACACCGGTCCCGTCCAGGGCTCGGACGATGTCCTCCACCGTCTCCCAGTCGGCCGGCCCGTGCTCGGCGTCGATCACCAGCCAGTCCATCCCGGCCAGCGCCAGGATCTCGGCCACCTGCGGCGAGGGCAGGCTCACCCACTGGCCGATGGCCGGGCGGCCGTCCGCGAGCAACTGCTTCACCTTGTTGACGAGCATGGGACCCTCCTCGTGTGGATGTGACTGGCGACACCACGGATCAGGACGTCTGGTAGACCTCGGGATTGGCCACGTAGGGGGGCCTCCGGCCGGCCAGGGCGTCCAGGACCTGCTCGGCCACGGCCACGGCCATGCGGCGCAGCGCCTCGCTGGTGTGGGATGCCGCGTGGGGGGTCAGAACCGCGCGGGGCGCCCGCAGCAGCGGGTGATCGGGAGGCGGCGGCTCGGTGCCGAAGACGTCCAGCCCGGCCCCGGCCAGGCGACCGTCGGCCAGCGCCTCCGCCAGCGCCCCTTCGTCCACGACTGCGCCCCGGCTCGTGTTGATCAGCACCGACCCGGGCCGCAGGATCGCCAGCTCCCGCCGGCCGATCAGGTGCCGGGTGTCCGGCCTGAGCGGCACGTGAAGGCTCACCACGTCGCACTGCCTCAGCAGGTCGTCGAGGGACTCCGCCCGCTCCACACCCTCCGGCATCTCGGCGACGTAGGGATCGTAGCCCAGCACCCGCATGCCCAGCGCCCGGCAGCGCCGCGCCACCTCGCGGCCCACCGCCCCCACGCCGACGACGCCGGCGGTGCGCCCTGCCAGCTCGATGCCCCAGATCTCGTCGCGGGCCTGCCAGCGTCCCTCGCGCACCGCCCGATCCAGGTCCACCAGGCGCCTGGCCACGGCCAGCAGCAGCGCCAAGGTGTGCTCCGCCACCGACACGGCGTTGGCGCCCGGAGTGTAGACCACCGGGATCCGCCGCCGGGTGGCGGCAGCCAGGTCCACATTGTCCACACCCACGCCGTGGCGGCCGATGACCCGCAGGCGCGGGGCGGCGTCGATTTCCTCTGCTCTCAGGCGGACCAGGCGGACGATCACCGCGTCGGCGTCGGCGAGGGCCGCGCGCACTGCCTCGGGTTCGGGAGCGGGCAGGACGGTGACATCGGCGGACTGCTGCAGCAGGGCCAGGCCGTCGGGGTGGATGGGCTCGGTGAGCAGGACGCGGGGACGTTCCATGGGACACTGCAGGTGTTGGACGTCGGCGACGAGCTTCCCTGGCGACCGCCAGGATAGCGCCGGGGCCCGGCCAATGGCCGGGCCCCGGTCCGCCTGCGTGCGAGATGCCTCGCTAGCCGATGGGCCGCACGCCCGTGGCCTGCGGACCCTTCTGGCCCTGGGTCACGGTGTACTCGACCTTCTGCCCCTCGACCAGCGACCGGTACCCTGCGCCGTCGATGCCGGAGAAGTGCACGAAGACGTCCTTGCCGCCGTCTTCGGGGGTGATGAAACCGTACCCCTTCTCGCTGTTGAACCACTTGACGGTCCCTGTTGCCATCGATCTCCCGCCTTTATCCTGGGCTATCACAGAGCCATTCCGGTTCTGTAACGCCTGCCCAGTATCTCATGGGGCCGGGCAAAACACAAGTGCCAGTTGAGGCGGCACTGCCCGGGGCCCGTGTCCGCGGCGGCCGCCCGGCGGGCATGACACAGGCAAGGCCACGCGGTGCAGACGCCGCCGGAATGGGGTGGACCATGCGCTACGGTCCGGGAATCCTCGCGGTCCTGCTGGCCGCGGCTTTGCTGCCGGCGAGGGCACAGGCGCCGGAGCCGGGGCGCCGGCAGATCGTCACCCAGGGCACGGGGCGGGTGCAGGTGGCGCCCACCGAAGCCGCGGTCGTCGTGGCAGTGCAGGTGCAGCGCGCGACGGCGGTCGAGGCGAGTCGGGAAGTCGCGCGGATTGCCGACCAGACCCTGCGGCGGCTACACCAGCTGGGGATCCGCCGCCAGATGATCCGCACGTCGGGCGTCCAGGTCTACCCGGTGTTCAGCACGCCCCGCGACGGCGCGCCCCAGGTGGCGGGATACCGGGCCATCTACGCGGTGACGGTGACGCTCACCGACCTGAGCCTGGTGGGTCCCGTGATCGACGACGCGGTCCGGGCCGGCATGAATCAGGTGGCGGGAGTGACGTGGGGCTTGAGGGATCCCTCCGCGGCCCGGCGGGAGGCCCTGGCCCTGGCGGTGCGGGAGGCGCGGGAGGCCGCCGAGGCCATCGCCGCCGCCGCGGGCCTGCAGATCGCGGGCGTCGAGCGGATCGTCGAAGAGTCGGCGGGGGTGGAGGTGCGGTCGCTGGAGCGCGTGGCCCCCGCGCCGGGTCAGGCCCTGGTGCCGATCGAGCCGGGGCTGATCACGGTGACGGCCCGGGTGACGATGGTGGTGACGTTTTGAATCCCTCCCGGGAGGAGGGACACGGGCGTCCGGCGGCAACCTCTCGCAGTCTCTGGTGGAGACGAGGGGATTCGAACCCCCGACCCCCTGGTTGCAAACCAGGTGCTCTCCCGCTGAGCTACGTCCCCGTCGTGTGACATTGTAGGTGATCCGTCGTTCGAGAAGCAAGTTTGGAGTCTTCGCGTCTTGTGTCAGGGCTCCACCGTCGGATCGGAAGCAGCGGGGCACGACCTGCTCTTCCGTTTCTGTCCTGATCCAGGCCCGGAATTCGGCGAGCACATCGCGAGTATGAGCCCGCAGCATCCTCTGGCGTCCGGCGGGCTGTTTGGAGACATGGTCAGCCATATGGCTTCCGACAGAGAATGATGTCAGGGGTCACAACGTCCGAGGGATTTCACGAGCCCACCTGCTGAAATGATGGGGTGGCTCCGTAGAGGTCACCTATCCGGACATGAAGCCGTCCGCAACGTCCTGCCTGGAGCGGGTGGCGGTCGATCCTGAGCAGACGGTGAGCATCAGGTTCGCGGCGAAGAAGACAGGCACGTCCGGGTTCGCCTGCCACATGCCCGGCCACTACGGGGCGGACATGAAGGGCACGCTGACGGTCACGTAACCTCGAAGGGAGTGATACCCGTGGCAACCGATCCGGTCTGCGGCATGCAGGTGGACGAGCGCAAGGCGGCCGGGACGTCCGTGTATCGCGGTCAGACCTTTTATTTCTGTTCGAGCGGCTGCAAGGCAGCCTTTGACAAGGAACCCGAGAAGTACGCACAGCACACCGGCCACGCCCACGGCCACTGACAGCCGGGATCGGCGCGAGCTCCTGCAGGAACGGCGTCGGGCGGCGGCCGGAAACACACGTCATCGCGACCCGCACCCTGCGGACCTCTTTCGCGTCAGCAGCCGGGAGGTCTGGACGGGCGGCGCCGCCGGTCCGACCCGGCGTGGGTCCCGGGCGCCTGCCGCGAGACATGCGCCTGCCGGACGAGGAGGCCGAGCCATCCCCGCGCCGTGCCGACCCCAAGCAGCACGCACAGCGCTCCCAGACCCTGCACCGGGGTCAGCCGATCGCCCAGCGCCGCCATGGCCGTGAGCACTCCGATGACGGGGATGAGAAATCCGTACAGGGACCCCCGCACCGCGCCGATCCGGGGGATGTTGCGGTACCACAGGATGTACCCGAGCGACCCCGCGCAGAAGGCGGCGTAGGACAGCTCCAGCCACGCCCGGGCGGATACCCGCCCCCAGGGGAAGGCGACCATCGGAACCCAGGCGATCGGCAGGATCAGAAGCGCCCCGGCCACCACCGCCACGCCCATCACCGTGGCTCCGTCTGCTCCGCTCAGGTACCGCTCCGCCAGGGCGACGCCGGAACCGGTGGCCGCAGCCGCTCCCAGCGTGAGGACGTCGCCCACAAGCGAATCCCGGTACGGTTGCGGGGACGCGGGCGTGTCCCCCAGGGTCAAGGGGAAATGGCTGGCCCCCCCTCCTGCACCAAGCCCCAGGATCACGCGCCCGGGAGCGAGGTGGCTGAGGGTGGCGAAGGCGTGGGCGGTGATGGCGGGGTGCCGGCGGCACACATCGGCGACCAGTGCAGCGTGCACGCTCGCGGTCTCCGGCAGGTTCTCCCGCCGGCTGGCGCAGGATGCTGGCCGGAGGCGGACAACTACAGGCAGAGGTGGCACCCGCCGGAAGGTTCTCCGGGACGTTTGCCCTCCTGTGGCTGGTGGCGCTGCTGGGCTACCTGGGCTTCCAGCTGACCACCGCCGGCCTGCCCCTGTACGCGGTCAGCCTCGGCGCCGACGATGCGGCCGTGGGCCTGCTCAGCGGCGTCATCGCCCTCACCTCGCTGGTGTCCCGGCCCTGGGTCGGCGTGTGGCTGGACCGCGGCGGCGCCCGGGGAGCCCTGGTGATCAGCGGCTGCCTGTTCGCGGCGTCGGCGGCAGGTTTCGCGGCATCGTCCTCGGTGGGGGCGCTCATCGGCTTCCGGGTGCTGTCGGGACTGGGGATCGCGCTGCTGTCCACCGCCTCCCAGCTCCTGGCGGTCGTCCTGGCGCCGGCGCCCCGGCGGGGAGAAGCCCTCAGCGTGCTGGCTCTGGCCCTCAGCCTGGGGCAGGGCATCGGGCCCGCCGCCGGCGTGGCGATGGCCGCGCGGGCGGGCTACCGGTCCCTGTTCGGTGCCTGCGCGGCCGCCAGCGCCGCGGCGGCGCTGCTGGCGATGACGCTGCCGGCCGCGTCTGCGGCGTCTCCCGCCCGCGCGTCGGCAGGAATGTTCCACCGCGGCGTGGTGCTGCCCGGCGTCCTCCTGATGGCCCTGATGGCCAGCTTCGGGGTGAACTTCGCCCTGCTGGCGGTGCACGCCGTCCGCCGGGGC from Armatimonadota bacterium includes:
- a CDS encoding aldolase/citrate lyase family protein, giving the protein MLVNKVKQLLADGRPAIGQWVSLPSPQVAEILALAGMDWLVIDAEHGPADWETVEDIVRALDGTGVTPLVRVPANDPALIKRALDRGALGVVVPLVHTASQAQAAVAAARFPPEGIRGVAGTRASRYGRDLPQYLAEWNRQVLVACQVETPEAVRQAEAIAAVPGVDVLFVGPSDLSANLGCFRQFDHPEFVAALERILAAARAHGKVAGIMAGGAEDALARIDQGFRFVSVGSDTRMLASAAASAHDRVRAGLAERGW
- a CDS encoding hydroxyacid dehydrogenase; its protein translation is MERPRVLLTEPIHPDGLALLQQSADVTVLPAPEPEAVRAALADADAVIVRLVRLRAEEIDAAPRLRVIGRHGVGVDNVDLAAATRRRIPVVYTPGANAVSVAEHTLALLLAVARRLVDLDRAVREGRWQARDEIWGIELAGRTAGVVGVGAVGREVARRCRALGMRVLGYDPYVAEMPEGVERAESLDDLLRQCDVVSLHVPLRPDTRHLIGRRELAILRPGSVLINTSRGAVVDEGALAEALADGRLAGAGLDVFGTEPPPPDHPLLRAPRAVLTPHAASHTSEALRRMAVAVAEQVLDALAGRRPPYVANPEVYQTS
- a CDS encoding cold-shock protein — its product is MATGTVKWFNSEKGYGFITPEDGGKDVFVHFSGIDGAGYRSLVEGQKVEYTVTQGQKGPQATGVRPIG
- a CDS encoding SIMPL domain-containing protein (The SIMPL domain is named for its presence in mouse protein SIMPL (signalling molecule that associates with mouse pelle-like kinase). Bacterial member BP26, from Brucella, was shown to assemble into a channel-like structure, while YggE from E. coli has been associated with resistance to oxidative stress.) codes for the protein MRYGPGILAVLLAAALLPARAQAPEPGRRQIVTQGTGRVQVAPTEAAVVVAVQVQRATAVEASREVARIADQTLRRLHQLGIRRQMIRTSGVQVYPVFSTPRDGAPQVAGYRAIYAVTVTLTDLSLVGPVIDDAVRAGMNQVAGVTWGLRDPSAARREALALAVREAREAAEAIAAAAGLQIAGVERIVEESAGVEVRSLERVAPAPGQALVPIEPGLITVTARVTMVVTF
- a CDS encoding plastocyanin/azurin family copper-binding protein is translated as MKPSATSCLERVAVDPEQTVSIRFAAKKTGTSGFACHMPGHYGADMKGTLTVT
- a CDS encoding YHS domain-containing protein — translated: MATDPVCGMQVDERKAAGTSVYRGQTFYFCSSGCKAAFDKEPEKYAQHTGHAHGH
- a CDS encoding DMT family transporter, encoding MHAALVADVCRRHPAITAHAFATLSHLAPGRVILGLGAGGGASHFPLTLGDTPASPQPYRDSLVGDVLTLGAAAATGSGVALAERYLSGADGATVMGVAVVAGALLILPIAWVPMVAFPWGRVSARAWLELSYAAFCAGSLGYILWYRNIPRIGAVRGSLYGFLIPVIGVLTAMAALGDRLTPVQGLGALCVLLGVGTARGWLGLLVRQAHVSRQAPGTHAGSDRRRRPSRPPGC
- a CDS encoding MFS transporter, whose protein sequence is MAPAGRFSGTFALLWLVALLGYLGFQLTTAGLPLYAVSLGADDAAVGLLSGVIALTSLVSRPWVGVWLDRGGARGALVISGCLFAASAAGFAASSSVGALIGFRVLSGLGIALLSTASQLLAVVLAPAPRRGEALSVLALALSLGQGIGPAAGVAMAARAGYRSLFGACAAASAAAALLAMTLPAASAASPARASAGMFHRGVVLPGVLLMALMASFGVNFALLAVHAVRRGLGNPGVAFTAFAAGQVASQILLRRISDRVGRAAAIIPGLALVAAGMAVSGLAGGWLLAAGAFLVGAGQGVAQPALLALASDLSGAGGRGRALATMGIFLELGIGAGAIGGGLVGRAVGLQTTYLLAAAGAAAAGVLGGAWLRRPEVSLARRLPARDQG